A genome region from Thermococcus onnurineus NA1 includes the following:
- a CDS encoding HTH domain-containing protein, with protein MRMSEVELVFKVLKEAGKPLKSKEIAELAGIDKKEVDKAIKILKKEGKIISPKRCYYAPAE; from the coding sequence ATGAGAATGAGCGAGGTTGAGCTCGTATTTAAAGTCCTGAAGGAAGCTGGAAAGCCCCTCAAGAGCAAGGAGATAGCAGAGCTTGCCGGGATAGATAAGAAAGAAGTCGACAAGGCTATCAAGATCCTCAAGAAGGAAGGGAAAATAATCTCACCAAAGCGCTGCTACTACGCCCCGGCCGAGTGA
- a CDS encoding 50S ribosomal protein L44e, with protein sequence MKYPKQIRTYCPFCKKHTIHKVEKVKKRPRSELSQGQRRFRRIMKGYRGFPRPNPAGREKPVKKLDLRFRCTVCGKAHTRGQGFRVKKFELVEV encoded by the coding sequence ATGAAGTATCCAAAGCAGATAAGGACTTACTGTCCGTTTTGCAAGAAGCACACCATACACAAGGTCGAGAAGGTCAAGAAGAGGCCGAGGAGCGAGCTCAGCCAGGGTCAGAGAAGGTTCAGGAGGATTATGAAGGGTTACCGCGGTTTCCCGAGGCCGAACCCCGCCGGAAGGGAGAAGCCGGTCAAGAAGCTCGACCTCAGGTTCAGGTGCACCGTCTGCGGTAAGGCCCACACGAGGGGGCAGGGCTTCCGCGTTAAGAAGTTCGAGCTCGTGGAGGTGTGA
- a CDS encoding 30S ribosomal protein S27e, translating to MALPKNLIPMPRSRFLRVKCIDCGNEQIVFSNPATTVRCLVCGATLVEPTGGKGVIKAKILEVLE from the coding sequence ATGGCGCTCCCGAAGAACCTCATCCCGATGCCGAGGAGCAGGTTCCTCCGCGTCAAGTGCATCGACTGCGGCAACGAGCAGATAGTTTTCAGCAACCCGGCCACCACCGTCAGGTGCCTCGTCTGCGGTGCAACGCTCGTCGAGCCCACCGGCGGTAAGGGCGTTATCAAGGCCAAGATACTCGAGGTTCTCGAGTGA
- a CDS encoding translation initiation factor IF-2 subunit alpha translates to MPRKAKEYPEEGEFVIATVKSIHPYGAFLKLDEYPGKEGFMHISEVASTWVKNIRDYVKEGQKVVAKVIRVDPNKGHIDLSLKRVNQQQRKAKLQEYKRAQKAENLLKMAAEKLGKDFEMAWQEVWVPLEEEYGEVYAAFEDAAQNGIEVLKGIIPEEWLEPLNEIVQNYVEVPTVTIDAEFEITVPKPNGIEIIKEALIRARDRVNEDKDIEVKFTYQGAPRYRIDITAPDYYKAEEVLEDIAEEILRVIKQAGGEATLLRKEKRIKKIKRRGA, encoded by the coding sequence ATGCCGAGGAAAGCCAAGGAGTATCCTGAAGAGGGAGAGTTTGTTATCGCGACCGTCAAGAGCATCCATCCTTACGGTGCGTTTCTCAAGCTTGACGAGTACCCCGGTAAAGAGGGCTTCATGCACATAAGCGAGGTCGCCTCGACGTGGGTCAAGAACATTAGGGACTATGTGAAAGAGGGTCAGAAAGTAGTCGCCAAGGTCATACGCGTTGACCCGAATAAGGGGCACATAGACCTGAGCCTCAAGAGGGTGAACCAGCAGCAGAGGAAAGCCAAACTCCAGGAGTACAAGCGCGCCCAGAAGGCCGAGAACCTCCTCAAGATGGCCGCAGAAAAGCTCGGGAAGGACTTTGAGATGGCCTGGCAAGAGGTCTGGGTTCCCCTCGAGGAGGAGTACGGCGAAGTTTACGCCGCCTTTGAGGACGCTGCCCAGAACGGCATAGAGGTTCTTAAGGGCATCATACCCGAGGAATGGCTCGAGCCGCTCAACGAGATAGTCCAGAACTACGTCGAGGTTCCCACGGTAACCATCGATGCCGAGTTCGAGATAACCGTGCCGAAGCCCAACGGCATAGAGATAATCAAGGAGGCGCTCATAAGGGCCCGTGACAGGGTCAACGAAGATAAGGACATCGAAGTCAAGTTCACCTACCAGGGAGCTCCAAGATACAGGATAGACATAACTGCACCCGACTATTACAAGGCCGAAGAGGTTCTCGAGGACATCGCTGAGGAGATACTTCGCGTTATCAAGCAGGCGGGAGGAGAGGCAACCCTCCTGAGGAAGGAGAAGCGCATCAAGAAGATAAAGAGGAGAGGCGCCTGA
- a CDS encoding RNA-protein complex protein Nop10, with translation MRFRIRKCPSCGRYTLKETCPVCGTKTKIAHPPRFSPEDPYGEYRRRLKREQLGIVKR, from the coding sequence ATGAGGTTCCGCATAAGGAAGTGTCCCAGCTGCGGGCGCTACACCCTCAAAGAGACCTGTCCAGTCTGCGGAACCAAGACAAAGATAGCCCACCCGCCGCGCTTCTCGCCAGAGGATCCCTACGGGGAGTACAGGCGCAGACTGAAGCGCGAACAGCTGGGCATTGTGAAGAGGTGA
- a CDS encoding proteasome assembly chaperone family protein → MKETMIYVYERPQLRDPVFIEGLPGIGLVGKLAAEHLIQELEAVKFAELYSPHFMHQVLIKKNSVVELMKNEFYYWKNPDENGRDLIIITGDQQVPPTDSPGHFEVVGKMLDFVSEFGVREIITMGGYQVPELQGEPKVLAAVTHEELVEYYKAKLEGCQVEVVWREDEGGAIVGAAGLLLGMGKLRSMYGISLLGESLGYIVDAKAAKSVLSAVTKILGIELDMTALDERAKETEEILRKVQEMQRAMLEQTMPPTPEEEDRGYL, encoded by the coding sequence ATGAAAGAAACCATGATTTATGTCTACGAGAGGCCCCAGCTGAGGGACCCTGTGTTCATCGAGGGTCTCCCTGGGATAGGCCTAGTTGGAAAGCTTGCCGCAGAACACCTGATCCAGGAGCTTGAGGCCGTCAAGTTCGCCGAGCTCTACTCGCCGCATTTCATGCATCAGGTGCTCATCAAGAAGAACTCCGTAGTTGAGTTGATGAAAAACGAGTTCTACTACTGGAAGAACCCCGACGAGAACGGAAGAGACCTGATAATCATCACGGGCGATCAGCAGGTTCCGCCGACGGACAGCCCCGGTCACTTCGAGGTCGTTGGCAAGATGCTCGACTTCGTGAGCGAGTTCGGAGTAAGGGAAATCATCACGATGGGCGGCTACCAGGTGCCGGAGCTCCAGGGAGAGCCAAAGGTTTTAGCGGCAGTAACCCACGAGGAGCTTGTTGAGTACTATAAAGCCAAGCTGGAAGGCTGTCAGGTCGAAGTTGTCTGGAGGGAGGACGAGGGAGGCGCAATAGTTGGTGCCGCCGGACTGCTCCTCGGCATGGGGAAGCTCAGGAGCATGTACGGAATAAGCCTGCTCGGCGAAAGCCTCGGCTACATCGTTGACGCAAAGGCAGCCAAATCGGTCCTCAGCGCGGTAACTAAGATACTCGGCATCGAGCTCGATATGACGGCCCTCGATGAGCGCGCCAAGGAAACCGAGGAGATACTCCGCAAGGTTCAGGAGATGCAGAGAGCGATGCTCGAACAGACCATGCCTCCAACACCGGAGGAAGAGGACAGGGGTTACCTCTGA
- a CDS encoding energy-coupling factor ABC transporter permease produces MHIPDGLLSTPVIVLTYAVTIAGLLYSIKKLRDFPEDKIPLLGLFAAGIFAAQMVNFPIIGGVSGHLLGATLVAILLGPYAAVVVMSAVLLIQTLLFGDGGITAIGANILNMGLIGAFVGYAIYTKLKNINEVFAMGFAAWLSVLLGATMTAIEIGLSQSLPFAKILTLMISYHAIIGIGEAILTILIVQAVRMKLPEIEGVTA; encoded by the coding sequence TTGCACATACCCGACGGCCTTTTGAGCACGCCTGTTATAGTATTGACATACGCAGTAACTATAGCAGGACTTTTATACTCAATCAAGAAGCTCAGGGACTTCCCAGAAGACAAAATACCTCTCCTCGGCCTTTTTGCGGCTGGAATCTTCGCAGCCCAGATGGTCAACTTCCCGATAATCGGGGGAGTCAGTGGACATCTGCTCGGAGCGACGCTCGTTGCCATACTGCTCGGCCCGTACGCGGCGGTAGTAGTCATGAGTGCGGTGCTGCTCATTCAGACATTGCTCTTCGGTGACGGTGGAATAACGGCCATCGGAGCCAACATCCTCAACATGGGACTTATCGGGGCGTTCGTTGGCTACGCCATTTACACCAAGCTGAAGAACATCAATGAGGTTTTTGCCATGGGCTTTGCCGCGTGGCTCTCGGTGCTCCTAGGGGCAACGATGACTGCTATCGAGATAGGCCTCAGCCAGAGCCTGCCCTTCGCCAAGATTCTTACCCTGATGATAAGCTATCATGCTATAATCGGCATCGGTGAGGCCATACTCACTATACTCATCGTCCAGGCCGTTAGGATGAAGCTTCCCGAGATAGAGGGGGTGACCGCATGA
- a CDS encoding PDGLE domain-containing protein, with the protein MRTIVKGLIAIAVILVIVLPLASSNPDGLEATMEKVGLEENPIYHAPLDYGESWAQSFAMGLLGITLTFVVGYGLAKLAKGA; encoded by the coding sequence ATGAGGACGATAGTGAAGGGACTCATCGCCATAGCCGTTATACTGGTCATAGTCCTTCCGCTGGCCTCGAGCAATCCCGATGGTTTAGAGGCCACCATGGAAAAGGTCGGCCTCGAAGAGAATCCCATCTACCACGCCCCCCTCGATTATGGCGAAAGCTGGGCTCAGAGCTTCGCCATGGGGCTCCTTGGGATAACCTTGACCTTCGTGGTTGGCTACGGCTTAGCAAAGCTCGCCAAGGGTGCCTGA
- a CDS encoding energy-coupling factor transporter transmembrane component T family protein, producing the protein MYLPFIFIYAIGVVTRKSLSELAYFALLFLAVVIMMRPKKRIFLNLGFLLGFEGLLFILALFNPGRPILDTPIGSITHEGLYSFLLLLGKAFLSAGAAVVITSSVGFSRILAEMETLKFPRVLILTLAFTYRYLDLFAEEAERMKRALDSRAFGIERKEYYRKLGALIGEIFVRAYLRNGRIYKAMLSRGFGEFPRLEEPRPNPSIGLLMLLAIGGLLI; encoded by the coding sequence GTGTACCTGCCGTTCATTTTTATTTACGCGATTGGCGTCGTTACCCGAAAAAGCCTGAGTGAGTTAGCTTATTTTGCCCTCCTGTTCCTTGCTGTAGTCATTATGATGAGGCCTAAGAAGAGGATTTTCCTCAACCTCGGATTCCTCCTCGGGTTTGAGGGGCTGCTCTTTATCCTTGCTCTCTTCAATCCTGGAAGACCAATTCTCGATACTCCCATAGGGTCGATAACTCACGAGGGGCTTTATTCATTCCTCTTGCTCCTTGGGAAGGCCTTTCTATCCGCAGGGGCCGCCGTAGTTATAACCAGCTCGGTCGGCTTTTCAAGGATACTCGCAGAGATGGAGACCCTGAAGTTCCCGAGGGTACTCATCCTGACGCTCGCGTTCACGTACCGCTACCTCGACCTCTTTGCAGAGGAGGCTGAGAGGATGAAGCGGGCCCTTGATTCTAGGGCCTTTGGAATCGAGAGAAAGGAATACTACCGGAAACTTGGAGCACTCATAGGCGAGATTTTTGTGAGGGCATACCTTAGAAACGGGAGAATTTATAAGGCAATGCTCTCAAGGGGCTTTGGCGAGTTCCCAAGGCTCGAAGAACCACGCCCAAACCCCTCAATCGGACTGCTGATGCTCCTTGCCATCGGGGGTCTGCTGATATGA
- a CDS encoding energy-coupling factor ABC transporter ATP-binding protein encodes MIELRNVHFSYVGREVLRGVNLTIKGGEIFGILGPNGAGKSTLVLHLNGILKPKKGEVIIDGLDPAKNPKEVRRKVGIVFQDPNDQLFSPTVFEDVAFGPYNLGLRGEKLRERVLWALRQVGMEDYASRETKELSFGEKKRIAIATILAMEPEIIVFDEPFANLDFRGKRLLGELIRGMKEEGKTVILASHEAEYLALCDRIALMDSGKIITVGTPEEILGNPRLLREHNLEVPSIAELFLSLGLKVPRNVEEARKILEEWRRTTP; translated from the coding sequence ATGATAGAGCTGAGAAACGTTCACTTCTCGTACGTAGGAAGGGAGGTTCTGAGGGGTGTAAACCTCACCATCAAAGGGGGAGAAATTTTCGGAATTCTCGGACCCAATGGGGCTGGAAAGAGCACGCTTGTTCTTCATCTCAACGGCATACTGAAGCCGAAGAAGGGAGAGGTGATTATAGACGGCCTCGATCCCGCTAAAAACCCTAAGGAGGTTCGAAGGAAGGTTGGCATCGTCTTTCAGGACCCAAACGACCAGCTGTTCTCGCCGACTGTCTTCGAGGACGTTGCCTTCGGCCCCTACAACCTCGGTCTCCGCGGGGAGAAGCTGAGGGAGAGAGTCCTGTGGGCACTGAGACAGGTCGGTATGGAGGACTACGCCAGCAGGGAAACAAAGGAGCTCAGCTTCGGCGAAAAGAAGAGGATAGCAATAGCCACGATCCTTGCGATGGAACCCGAAATCATTGTCTTTGACGAGCCCTTCGCCAACCTTGATTTCAGAGGGAAACGGCTCCTCGGAGAGCTGATAAGGGGAATGAAGGAGGAAGGGAAGACGGTAATCTTGGCCTCCCACGAGGCAGAATATCTGGCCCTCTGCGACAGGATAGCCCTGATGGACAGTGGGAAAATAATAACCGTTGGAACACCCGAGGAGATACTCGGTAATCCCAGGCTCCTTAGAGAGCACAACCTTGAGGTCCCATCCATCGCGGAGCTGTTCCTGAGCTTAGGGCTGAAGGTTCCAAGGAACGTTGAAGAGGCAAGAAAAATACTCGAAGAATGGAGAAGAACTACTCCATAG
- the glmM gene encoding phosphoglucosamine mutase — translation MGKLFGTFGVRGIANEKITPEFALKMGMAFGTMLKREGREKPLVVVGRDTRVSGEMLKEALISGLLSVGCDVIDVGVAPTPAIQFACRYFKADGGAAITASHNPPEYNGIKLLEPNGMGLKKERETVVEELFFNEDFDRAKWDEIGDVRKEDIIRPYLDAIKSRVDVEAIRKRKPFVVVDTSNGAGSLTLPYLLRELGCKVVSVNAHPDGHFPARNPEPNEENLKDFMKVVKALGADFGVAQDGDADRAVFIDENGNFVQGDKTFALVADAVLRENGGGLLVTTVATSYLLDDIAKRNNAKVMRTKVGDLIVARALLEHGGTIGGEENGGVIFPDFVLGRDGAMTAAKIVEIFAKSGKKFSELIDELPRYYQFKTKRHIEGDRKAIVAKVAELAREGGYTIDTTDGTKILFDDGWVLVRASGTEPIIRVFSEAKSEEKARKYLDLGLELLEKAME, via the coding sequence ATGGGAAAGCTGTTTGGAACCTTCGGCGTCAGGGGAATAGCCAACGAGAAGATAACCCCAGAGTTCGCGCTTAAGATGGGCATGGCCTTCGGAACGATGCTGAAGAGGGAAGGAAGGGAGAAGCCGCTGGTAGTTGTTGGCAGGGACACCCGCGTTAGCGGTGAGATGCTCAAGGAGGCTTTAATAAGCGGTCTCCTCAGCGTTGGATGTGACGTTATCGATGTTGGAGTCGCTCCAACTCCCGCCATACAGTTTGCCTGCAGGTACTTCAAGGCCGACGGCGGAGCGGCAATAACTGCAAGCCACAACCCACCTGAATACAACGGCATAAAGCTCCTCGAGCCCAATGGCATGGGCTTGAAGAAGGAGAGGGAGACGGTAGTTGAGGAGCTGTTCTTCAACGAGGACTTCGACAGAGCTAAGTGGGACGAAATCGGAGATGTCAGGAAGGAGGACATAATAAGGCCCTATCTAGACGCCATAAAATCGAGGGTGGACGTTGAGGCAATAAGGAAGAGGAAACCATTCGTAGTCGTCGATACGTCCAACGGTGCCGGCTCGCTCACTTTACCCTACCTGCTCAGGGAGCTGGGTTGTAAGGTCGTCAGCGTAAACGCCCATCCAGACGGCCACTTCCCTGCGAGAAATCCTGAGCCCAATGAGGAAAATCTTAAGGACTTTATGAAGGTTGTCAAGGCTCTCGGGGCGGACTTTGGAGTGGCCCAGGATGGGGATGCCGACAGAGCCGTTTTCATCGACGAGAACGGCAACTTCGTTCAGGGTGATAAGACCTTTGCGCTGGTTGCTGACGCTGTTCTCAGAGAAAACGGCGGCGGGCTGCTTGTCACAACCGTCGCTACCTCCTACCTGCTTGATGACATAGCCAAGAGGAACAACGCCAAGGTAATGCGCACGAAGGTCGGCGACCTTATAGTGGCGAGGGCTTTGTTGGAGCACGGCGGAACCATAGGTGGCGAGGAGAACGGCGGCGTAATCTTTCCAGACTTTGTCCTTGGCAGGGACGGGGCCATGACAGCGGCAAAAATCGTGGAGATATTCGCGAAAAGCGGTAAGAAGTTCAGCGAGCTTATAGATGAACTTCCCAGGTACTACCAGTTCAAGACGAAAAGGCACATCGAAGGCGACAGGAAGGCGATAGTCGCTAAAGTGGCTGAGTTGGCCAGGGAGGGAGGTTACACCATCGATACAACTGACGGAACCAAGATACTCTTCGACGACGGCTGGGTATTGGTCAGAGCCAGCGGAACGGAGCCGATAATAAGGGTTTTCAGCGAGGCAAAGAGCGAAGAAAAGGCAAGGAAATACCTCGACCTTGGCCTGGAGCTTTTGGAGAAGGCTATGGAGTAG
- a CDS encoding mannose-1-phosphate guanylyltransferase/mannose-6-phosphate isomerase, translated as MKTLILAGGKGTRLWPLSRELMPKQFIRMFDDYSLFQKTIQRALMFSKPNEIFIVTNEKYKFRILDDLRELGLELPEENLLLEPVGKNTLPAIYWGIMRIEEIFGDSIVAVLPSDHLIEADKNYEKAFRNAERIAHDYLVTFGIKPTRPHTGYGYIKPGERLEGGYRVAEFKEKPDLKTAKRYVEEGYYWNSGMFMFDTELFIDEVKRLAPEIYSAFEEAATIREAYERVQDISVDYGIMEKTDKAAVVPLNVYWNDLGSFDAIYEVLEKDKNGNAVKIRGRKGYHVGIDSRNNLIMTERLTATVGVEDLIIIDTDDALLVAHRGDSQKVKEVYKRLKDKGDERVFVHRTAYRPWGSYTILEEGERYKIKRLTVLPGKKLSLQMHYHRSEHWVVVRGTAKVFIDGEEILLRPGESTFIPAGVVHRLENPGKVVLEVIETQIGEYLGEDDIVRFDDDFGRE; from the coding sequence ATGAAGACTCTGATTCTTGCCGGTGGTAAGGGAACTCGCCTCTGGCCCCTGAGCAGGGAGCTGATGCCAAAGCAGTTCATAAGGATGTTTGATGACTATTCCCTCTTTCAGAAAACGATTCAGAGGGCGTTGATGTTCTCAAAACCAAACGAAATATTCATCGTGACTAATGAGAAGTACAAGTTTCGTATTCTTGACGATTTAAGAGAGCTCGGCCTGGAGCTCCCAGAAGAGAACCTCCTCCTTGAGCCCGTAGGAAAGAACACTCTCCCTGCCATTTACTGGGGAATAATGAGAATCGAAGAAATCTTCGGAGACTCCATTGTGGCGGTCCTCCCGTCGGATCACCTGATAGAAGCGGATAAGAACTACGAGAAAGCCTTCAGGAATGCTGAGAGGATTGCTCATGATTACCTCGTAACCTTCGGAATAAAACCAACGAGGCCGCACACCGGCTATGGCTACATAAAGCCAGGGGAACGGCTTGAAGGTGGCTACCGCGTTGCTGAGTTCAAGGAGAAGCCGGATTTGAAGACTGCCAAACGCTACGTTGAGGAAGGCTATTACTGGAACAGCGGCATGTTTATGTTCGATACTGAGCTCTTCATTGATGAAGTGAAGAGGCTAGCTCCCGAAATCTACTCTGCTTTTGAAGAGGCTGCGACTATCCGGGAAGCCTACGAACGGGTTCAGGATATCTCCGTTGACTACGGGATAATGGAGAAAACTGATAAAGCCGCCGTCGTCCCTCTCAACGTCTACTGGAATGATCTCGGGAGCTTCGACGCTATCTACGAGGTTCTTGAGAAGGACAAAAACGGCAACGCTGTGAAGATACGGGGAAGGAAGGGCTATCACGTCGGTATCGATTCGAGGAACAACCTCATAATGACGGAGCGTTTGACCGCTACAGTTGGTGTTGAGGATCTGATAATCATTGATACTGATGATGCCCTCCTCGTCGCCCATCGCGGTGATAGTCAGAAAGTCAAGGAGGTTTACAAAAGGCTTAAGGATAAGGGTGATGAGAGGGTCTTTGTTCATAGAACCGCTTATCGTCCCTGGGGAAGCTACACTATCCTCGAGGAGGGCGAGCGCTACAAGATAAAGCGTCTGACAGTTCTGCCTGGCAAAAAGCTTTCCCTGCAGATGCACTATCACAGGAGCGAGCACTGGGTCGTTGTAAGGGGAACGGCCAAGGTTTTCATTGACGGTGAGGAGATACTCCTCAGACCGGGGGAGAGCACTTTCATTCCCGCGGGCGTAGTTCACAGGCTTGAGAACCCCGGAAAGGTCGTCCTTGAGGTCATTGAAACGCAGATAGGAGAATACCTTGGTGAGGATGACATAGTCCGCTTTGATGATGATTTTGGGAGGGAATGA
- a CDS encoding ADP-specific glucokinase has translation MMWDALYSSAFQRVKDKIGKVGSVLLAYNTNIDAIKYLDSEDLEGRVEKVGKEEVFCFSEELPGRITKIHHLLGGILWSIRRGKAAELFVESCTVRLYMKNWGWDELRMGGQVGIMANLLGGVYGVPVIAHVPQISKLQANLFKDGPIYVPKLEDGKLKLLHPREFAGDEENLIHYIYEFPRGFRVFDFEAPRENRFIGSADDYNPNVYIRPEFREAFEEIAGKAELVIISGLQALTKENYKEPFEELERHLEVLDERGIPVHLEFAFTPDETVRRRLVEILGKFTSVGLNEVELASIMEVLGEKAIAEKLLANDPVDPIAVTEAMLKLAEKTGVERIHFHTYGYYLALTAYDGTHVRDALLFAALAAAARAKLGDVRDIDDVVKAMDVPVNEKVRAVEGALVREYGTEDGIAKVDDYQLAFVPTKIVTKPKSTVGIGDTISSSAFIGEFALR, from the coding sequence ATGATGTGGGACGCTCTCTACTCATCGGCTTTTCAGCGCGTCAAGGATAAAATCGGAAAAGTCGGCAGCGTTCTTCTTGCGTACAATACCAACATCGACGCGATAAAGTACCTCGATTCGGAAGATCTTGAGGGAAGGGTGGAGAAGGTTGGAAAGGAAGAGGTTTTCTGCTTTTCTGAGGAGCTTCCCGGAAGGATAACGAAGATTCATCACCTTCTCGGTGGAATCCTCTGGAGCATTCGGAGGGGAAAGGCCGCTGAACTCTTCGTCGAGAGCTGCACGGTCAGGCTCTACATGAAGAACTGGGGCTGGGACGAACTCAGGATGGGCGGCCAGGTCGGAATAATGGCCAACCTCCTCGGTGGTGTTTACGGCGTTCCAGTTATAGCGCACGTTCCGCAGATATCAAAGCTCCAGGCGAACCTGTTCAAGGACGGACCGATTTACGTGCCGAAGCTCGAGGATGGAAAGCTCAAGCTCCTCCACCCCAGAGAGTTCGCCGGCGACGAGGAGAACCTTATCCACTACATCTATGAGTTCCCGCGCGGATTCAGGGTTTTCGACTTCGAGGCCCCGAGGGAGAACCGCTTCATAGGATCCGCTGATGACTACAATCCAAACGTCTACATAAGGCCTGAGTTTAGGGAAGCCTTCGAGGAGATAGCTGGAAAGGCCGAGCTGGTGATAATAAGCGGACTCCAAGCTTTGACGAAGGAGAACTACAAAGAACCCTTTGAAGAGCTTGAGAGGCACCTTGAGGTGCTTGACGAGAGGGGAATTCCCGTTCACCTGGAGTTCGCCTTCACGCCAGACGAGACCGTCAGAAGGAGGCTCGTCGAGATTCTGGGCAAGTTCACGAGCGTTGGCCTGAATGAGGTCGAGCTGGCCTCGATAATGGAGGTTCTTGGCGAGAAAGCCATAGCAGAGAAGCTTCTTGCAAACGACCCAGTTGATCCGATAGCTGTTACGGAGGCCATGCTCAAGCTGGCGGAGAAGACCGGCGTTGAGAGGATACACTTCCACACTTACGGCTATTACTTGGCTTTGACTGCCTACGATGGAACCCATGTGCGCGATGCCCTGCTCTTTGCGGCCCTAGCCGCCGCAGCCAGGGCTAAACTTGGTGACGTTAGAGACATAGACGACGTGGTTAAGGCCATGGACGTTCCAGTTAACGAGAAGGTCAGAGCCGTCGAGGGGGCTCTCGTTAGGGAGTATGGCACGGAGGATGGCATTGCTAAAGTCGACGACTATCAGCTTGCATTTGTCCCGACCAAGATAGTCACCAAGCCCAAGAGCACAGTTGGCATTGGTGACACGATTTCCAGTTCCGCCTTCATCGGGGAATTCGCCCTTCGCTGA
- the pgiA gene encoding glucose-6-phosphate isomerase, whose translation MEYKAPIGVKIDLETGVIPGAKKLVRRLSDLKGYFIDEEAYNELLREDPVVYEVYAIEQEEKDGDLNFATTVLYPGKVGKEFFFTKGHYHAKADRAEIYYAIKGKGGMLLQTPEGNAKWVPMEPGTVVYVPPYWAHRTVNTGDEPFIFLAIYPADAGHDYGSIKEKGFSKLVIEEGGEVKVVDNPKWKA comes from the coding sequence ATGGAGTACAAAGCTCCGATTGGTGTTAAGATTGACCTTGAAACCGGCGTTATCCCCGGCGCCAAGAAGCTTGTGAGAAGGCTCAGTGACCTCAAGGGATACTTCATCGATGAAGAGGCATACAACGAGCTCCTCAGGGAAGATCCTGTTGTTTATGAAGTCTATGCAATAGAGCAGGAGGAGAAGGACGGTGATCTCAACTTCGCGACCACGGTTCTCTATCCGGGCAAGGTTGGAAAGGAATTCTTCTTTACGAAGGGTCACTACCATGCCAAGGCCGACAGGGCGGAGATATACTACGCCATCAAAGGTAAGGGAGGAATGCTCCTCCAGACGCCTGAAGGAAATGCCAAGTGGGTCCCAATGGAGCCGGGAACAGTCGTCTACGTTCCACCATACTGGGCCCACAGGACGGTGAACACTGGGGATGAGCCATTTATATTCCTGGCGATATATCCGGCCGATGCCGGCCATGACTACGGCTCAATAAAGGAGAAGGGCTTCTCAAAGCTTGTGATTGAGGAGGGCGGTGAAGTTAAGGTTGTTGACAATCCCAAGTGGAAAGCATGA
- a CDS encoding site-2 protease family protein — protein sequence MNLSLGERFHRRELEDLAISFLVLVLLFSNFDPYNIPYVVVAVLTAFIFHELAHRSMARRYGYVAYYKRWDTGIVMALLLGILTKLLTGGVWIFAALGAVYIYAPYQYWEDKEAHGKISLVGPLTNIVIGIVAIIMMRAVTPLTTLWWVLRTTASVNLWLAFFNLLPVPPLDGWKVLRWNTGYWAIAIGVAYLLRAFI from the coding sequence ATGAATCTCTCCCTTGGGGAGCGTTTCCACCGAAGGGAGCTGGAAGACCTAGCCATCTCTTTCCTCGTCCTCGTCTTGCTATTTTCCAACTTTGACCCCTATAACATCCCCTACGTTGTAGTGGCGGTTCTGACGGCCTTTATATTCCACGAACTCGCTCATAGAAGCATGGCCAGGCGCTATGGCTACGTTGCCTACTATAAGCGGTGGGACACTGGAATAGTGATGGCCCTTCTCCTTGGCATACTTACGAAGCTCTTAACGGGGGGAGTGTGGATATTTGCAGCCCTGGGGGCGGTTTATATCTACGCGCCTTATCAGTACTGGGAGGATAAGGAGGCACATGGAAAGATAAGCCTCGTCGGCCCGTTGACGAACATAGTGATAGGCATAGTGGCCATAATCATGATGAGGGCGGTTACGCCGCTCACAACGCTGTGGTGGGTTCTCAGGACAACCGCGAGCGTGAACCTCTGGCTGGCCTTCTTCAATCTCCTTCCGGTTCCTCCGCTCGATGGCTGGAAGGTGCTCCGCTGGAACACCGGCTACTGGGCGATAGCCATAGGTGTGGCCTATCTGCTTAGGGCCTTTATATAA
- a CDS encoding KH domain-containing protein — MKDRLEKMLNVKILEIEELDDKIVVYVPEDQVRIAVGSGGAAVKAAELVIGKKIEVKSK; from the coding sequence ATGAAGGACAGGCTGGAGAAGATGCTCAACGTTAAGATCTTGGAGATAGAGGAACTCGACGACAAGATAGTTGTCTATGTTCCAGAGGATCAGGTGAGGATAGCCGTTGGTAGCGGCGGTGCTGCAGTGAAAGCTGCCGAGCTCGTTATCGGCAAGAAGATTGAGGTGAAAAGTAAATGA